TGCATTCACACTGTTGCTTGGTACTGATTTTTAATATGACTGCCAAACGCACAGCAATATAACAATGCCATGTATTTGttataaattatgtatatatatatgcatttataaacCCTTACAAACTTAATGCCGCAATTTGCACAGCTACACCCTCATGACATGGCAAGAGCAGCGAGGATGACAGAGGGTAGAAGAGAGAAGtacttttcaaaattaaatacagtaaCATTACTGTAATAGCTCTATCTAGCTTCAGTATGTTTAATTGGACAATGCGCTAAGCCCTTTGTTGaaatctgttcttttctgtcaaAAATATGTGGTTAATATTCTTAAGTCTCCAAACACACTATTCCCGGAACCGTTACTGATTATACTTATTGCTTTCTGGGTTTCCAAAACTCGCCAACAATGAATGTACTTCAACCAACATTCAGACATCTTTATACAAGTGAGTCATAGAGGATATGACGTTAGAACTAGGAAGCGTCGTGAGGAGCTCCCTCAGTAAATGCGGGTTTACAGTGGTTGCGTCTGTGAGCAAGTAGATTAGTTTGAATGGATCGAGGTGTGAGGTGGTCGTAGATGCAATCAAATTGCCGATCATTCTTAAATTTTCCGTGAAATTTCCCCTAATCCTCCAATGATTCTTTTTCGTGTCTTGCCCGTTATTTGGGCTGTTACTGCGAAGGCAGATTTTTTCCAGTTCGATAGTATTTCAAACGTATCAACATATTATTtcaattatatttattgtaatatcTGGGAGGGTGAGTGTCAACCGAACCAGGATGATGCGACCCAACAAGGTAAGGAGGACCATCCTTAAATAACTAGGCTGATGTAAACAGAGCTGGAGCTAATTATTCCCTGCGTGCAGCCTCTTACTGTTGATTTTTTCTGTTCATCGCTTCATTCTCTTCTCTTCACATTGCAGATTTATGACCTTACTGCAGTATAAAGCCAAAATGTAATCAATATCATAGAGTGTATATCTGTAAGACTGTGTGACATCCCACAAAAATTCCGTCGTGATGCTGCTGCTACGATTGTCATAGAAGCACGGTATGATTCGGTAAATGTTCAGTAGCGAGATGTGCTATCTATATTGACTCCAGTATTTTAAAAGGCTGTTAAATTTGGCAGCGTTCATACCGACTTTACAAATAGCTGATAATAGGAGCAGTCTGAGCAGATTTTGTGGAAAGCTTGAAATCTGCGATAAATCAGAGGGACACGTTCACATCTTCAGAGGTAATTACAATAGaacatgtgtcagtgtggtgagGCGTCTGGGGCGCCATCACAAAAAGTAGTCTGAAGTTTACCTATTTGCTGGTGTTTCTCAGTTAGGGAAATGACCTAACAAGGCAGCAGTTCTGTAGAGAAGCAACTGACCTAAACGTTTTAAATGGCTTactctgaatttgaatttcagttaTTCACGTTCACATTTAGATTGTTTATGTTAATTTATGCATGGGAGGTTTGCGTCGACATCAATTCAGCATCTGTTCTGGGttatataatattgtaatgGCATTGTGACTGCATTATTTTTGAAAGTAAGGTGCCAGCATAagcagtgctgtgagtgtgtgtacagacCTATCTCATGCTGTACTCTTTTCAGTACCTTCAGGGGATTTCTGGTCAGTGTTCCCGCAGGACTACATGCGCACTTTAACAGAGTGGTATTGCAGTCTGGGCCAGTGCTGTGACACAGGAGACTGTCGGATTACAAATAATATCACAGGTAGAGTTTACTTTACCAGTTTACTTTACTTTGAATTAACCTGTTTGAATAATTCACCTGTTTGAGCTCAGTTATTTGCAACTGactttaaatgtatgcatttgtttctCCAATCCTCTATTCATTTTGAGTAGAGATGTAACTAGCATTTACTGATGAGTGCCACTGACAATATCATTGATAGGTTGCACTTCAGCCAGCATTGGTGCAGTGAATGACCTGCCATTTTACTTGGCGGAAAAGTGACACTGGTTGACCAGTTCTCACTGTCACCCattgtgttctgtgctctgtgctcctATATGCAGGACTGGCGAGGGATCTGGAGTTAAAACTTCATGGGCAGCACCTGGCTCAGTCAGTTGTCCTGAAAGCTGTACAGGGCTTCCTCAGCAACCCTGAGCCCAACAAGCCCCTGACCCTCTCCTTCCACGGCTGGTCCGGAACTGGCAAGAACTTTGTGGCCCGGCTTGTTGCGGACAACCTGTACCGCGACGGAGTGAAGAGCGAGTGTGTGCGCCTGTTCATTGCCCCCTTTCACTTCCCGCACGCCAAGCTGGTGGACGTGTACAAGGTGAGCCCAGCTGGCACCTTTCCCTTGCACACTCACGCGGGCACAAGTCATtattctgtagttttttttttttttttgttggaaagTAAATGTAGAGGTAAACATCCAAAAGGTTCAGGTGGGGGCCGTGAGGGTTCATGAATGTCAAATTGACGCACTCATTGCATAACCTCTAAATTGCAAAATGGTACTGGCGCTCTGATTAGATTgcacaacttaaaaaaaactagACCAGCAAAGTTTTATTGCACTGCTGTGTTAGTAAAGCAAATACAATGTATAAAAAACCTGACAAAGATTAACTCTTGggtagaaatgaaaaaagttttcCTGATCCGGTGCCATTTTATAGAAGGTGTAGAATATGTATGGTGCGAGGTcccatcctgtgtgtgtgtgtatgtgtgtgtgtgagaataagGATGGATAAATGTCGGTATGTATGGGGGCTGCTGTCCTGTGCAGGGACAACTGAAGGAGGCGATCCGGGACACGGTGCTGCGCTGCCAGCAGGCGCTCTTCATCTTTGATGAGGCGGAGAAGCTGCACCCCGGCCTTATAGACGCAGTCAAGCCCTACATGGACCACTACGATAACGTGGACGGGGTCAGTTACAGGAGGgccatcttcctcttcctcaggttGGTGATGGCCAGTGTGCAGGTGGACTTGCAGACTGGATATAGTAATACAGTACTAATTTTACAATGCTCCATAATACGATACTAGGACGAGGTCATCGCTTGGCTGGGTACTATCTTAGCTGATGGTGCAATAAAAGAAAAGTTGGCGTTAAACTGCTTTTTGCTGATCCCATACAAATACCATATTCAAGtctagtttattttgttttagttaCACTGGCTATTACTAGAAGCTACATTgttaaaattttttttctttttttcccaaatctCTTTATTGGCTTTACGTACAATACAATGATACATTATATTTTGCAGTATGTATAGAGGCTGAACACgattttttgagattttttacACTATACTACTTTTATACTACTGTGCCCAGATTTTTGCTTGTTTCAAATTTGTATATACAGTTTGACTTTGAGTGGCTTCTTTCCTTAGAAGGTGGCAGTCTAGATGTGGTTAATCCACAGAAagatttgatttaaaacagtgtttgatAATCTTTTAGGATGTAgaatttatttgtgaaatgtcaAGTACTGGGATGCAactatttttttgcattaagtATTGATGCAATACCTGTAAATATATTGCATCATggaatgtatatatatatatatatatatatatatagagagagagagagagagagagttgtaACATTTAAGTAAGTCCTCTTAAAGTTTTATCTCTTGAAGGGCAGCGTCTTATAACTAGCCCATGAAGATGAATGGTTTGAGCTTACTGGGTCccaaaaaatgttacatattt
The nucleotide sequence above comes from Megalops cyprinoides isolate fMegCyp1 chromosome 2, fMegCyp1.pri, whole genome shotgun sequence. Encoded proteins:
- the tor3a gene encoding torsin-3A, producing the protein MILFRVLPVIWAVTAKADFFQFDSISNVSTYYFNYIYCNIWEGECQPNQDDATQQVPSGDFWSVFPQDYMRTLTEWYCSLGQCCDTGDCRITNNITGLARDLELKLHGQHLAQSVVLKAVQGFLSNPEPNKPLTLSFHGWSGTGKNFVARLVADNLYRDGVKSECVRLFIAPFHFPHAKLVDVYKGQLKEAIRDTVLRCQQALFIFDEAEKLHPGLIDAVKPYMDHYDNVDGVSYRRAIFLFLSNIGGTAINDVTLDFWHSGQNREDIGMEDLEHRLRSEAVESQGGFAQSELMSGHLIDFFVPFLPLEYRHVKLCAHDAYAARGLHPSEAILDEVAKAMLYVPKEEKLFSAQGCKSIPQRVNFFLP